The Streptomyces taklimakanensis nucleotide sequence GATGGCCAGGTGCATGCCCTTGTCGGGAGTGCAGCGCCCCAGGAAGAGGACCCAGTCCTCCTTGTCCGGACGGTAGGGGAAGTCCTCGGGGCGGAGCGCGTTGTGCACGGTGCCGCACCAGTTGAGTTCGGGGGCGGGGCGCCGTTGGGCGTCGGAGATGGCCACCAGGTGCACGCTGTCCCCCAGTTGTCGGTAGTACTCGCCCGGCTCGCCCTCGACCGGGCCGTGGACGGTGACCACCGTCGGGACGTTGCGGCCGCGGGCGAGCAGGGGACCGGCCAGCGAGTGGTCGTGCACCACGTCCACGTCCAGATCGGACAGGATCCGTCCGGCCGCCGCCGCGTGCAGCACCTCCGGCAGCGGTTCGCCCAGCCGCGGCCCCTGCGGCACGTCGTAGGTGCGCACCAGGCGGGCACGGGTCCCGTTGCGGCCGGCCGCGATCAGCGTCACCTGGTGGCCCCGCTCGACCAGCGCGTCGACCAGGTCGGCGCACATGGCCTCGATGCCCCCGTAACCGCGCGGGGGAAGGTCGAACCACGGTGGCGCGACCATCGCGATGCGAAGCTGCCGGTCGTTCATGCGAATCCTCCTTTGCACGCTTCGGTGTTTCGGACACGGACCGGTCGGGGCCCCGACGCCGGGGCCCGGCCGGGCGGATCCGGAGGGGGGACGAAAGAGCGGGACGGCCGCCCCGGGGACCGTGCGGAGACGGTGCGCAGACGGTGCGGGGGCGTCGAAGAGGCGGAGAGCGGGCAGGGGCGACCGGAGAGCGAGCAGGGGCGGCGGGGCCGCGAGGGGGGAAGGGCGCGGAGCGGCGGGACGGCCTCAACCGTCGAACGCCGTGCACGGGCACGGCTCGTCCGTCAGCTCCACACCGGGCGGCAGGCCGGCCACGTCCAGCCGCCCGTCGCGCAGCTCGACCCGTACGCGCGCGTCGCCCAGCGGCAGGTCCACCACGCGCAGCGGACCGAAGTGCTCGGGCAGGGCCGGCGCCAGGCGCAGCCGCCCGTGGGGCAGGCACGCCTCGGCGCCCAGCAGGACGCGCATCAGGTGCAGCGGGGTGGCCGAGGCCCACGCCTGCGGTGAGCAGGAGGCGGGATACGGCACCGGCTGGTCGTACTCGGCGCGGTCGAAGCCGCACAGCAGCTCCGGCAGCCGTCCGCCGAAGGCCGCCGCGGCGTCGAGCACGGCCTCGGCCACGCGCCGGGCGTGCTCGGTGAAGCCGTAGCGCATCAACCCGGCCGCCGCGATGCCGCTGTCGTGCGGCCACACCGAGCCGTTGTGGTAGCTCATCGGGTTGTAGGCGGCCATGGAGGTGGCCAGCGTCCGCACCCCCCAGCCGCTGAACAGTTCGGGCGAGAGCAGGTGCTCGGCGACCCGCGGTGCCCGCTCGGCGGCCACGATGCCGCTCCACAGGCAGTGGCCCATGTTCGAGGCCAGGGAGTCGACGGGGCGCTTGGCGCCGTCCAGCGCCATCGCGTACCAGCCCTTCTCCGGCAGCCAGAACCGTTCGTCGAACCGGCGCGCGAGTTCGCGGGCCTTGCCCCGCCAGCGCGCGGCGCCGTCCGCGTCCCCGGCGTCCTCGGCGAGGAGGGCGCGGGCCAGGTAGGCGGCGTGGACGTAGCCCTGCACCTCGGCCAGGGCGATCGGCGGCTCGGCGATGCGGCCGTCGGCGTCGTTGACGCCGTCCCAGGAGTCCTTCCACCCCTGGTTGGCCAGGCCCCGGTCGGTGGCGCGCCGGTACTCCACGAAGCCGTCACCGTCCCGGTCCCCGTACCGTTCGATCCACTCCAGAGCCCGGTCGGCGTGCGGCAGCAGCGCCCGTACCGCCTCCCGGTCGACGCCCCAGCGCAGCAACTCGCCCAGCAGGACGACGAACAGCGGGGTGGCGTCGACGGTGCCGTAGTAGACGTTGCCGCCCAGCACCAGTGAGGCGTCCACGCCGAAGCGCAGTTCGTGCGGGATCCTGCCGGGCTCCTCCTCGGTCATCGGATCGACCCGGGTGCCCTGGTAGCGGGCGAGGACCCGGGCGGTGCCCAGGGCCAGCCGCGGGTCGGTGGGCAGCGCCATCAGGGCGGTGAGGATCGAGTCCCGTCCGAACAGGGCCATGAACCACGGCGCTCCGGCCGCCACCACCGGGGTGTCGGGCACCTCCGGATCGAAGATGCGCAGCGCGCCCAGGTCGCGGCGGCTGCGGCGCAACGTGGTGCCCAACGCCTCGTCGCCGACCGAGACCCGGGGCCCGGTCTCCAGCCACGCGGTGTTGCGCTTCACCGGGCCGGCCTGCTCCACCGGCCGCTCCAGCGGGAAGGACGTCGGCGTCTCGACCCCGTCCACCAGCGGGGTCACCAGAACGGACTTCTCCCAGGTGCCGCGCGGCGGCACCACGACCCGGAAGGTGAGCGACCCCGGCGCCCCGGCCGCGCCCTCGGCCGCGATCCGGACGCCGCGGCTCTGCCCGCGCCACTGGCGCGACAGTTCCAGCGTGCCGTCACCGTGTTCCACCCCGTGCCGGCCGCGGTGGCGGACCCGCCCCTCCTTCACCTCGAACAGGTCGGCGAAGTCCGCCTCGGCGCGGAGGGTGAGCACGCAGGCGGCGGCCTCGTTGCCGAGGTTGCGCAGCACCACGTCCTCGCGCATCCCGGCGCCCACGAACCTGCGGCGCTCGACCAGGAGGGTGGCCTCCGTCTGTCCCGGCCGGGGGCGGGCGCGGCCGAGGAAGACCGCGCGGTAGGGCTCGGGGACCATCGTGGAGAGCGGGTCGAGTTCCTCGTCGTCCAACCGCAACCGCCAGGCCGACAGGATGCGGGTGTCCCGGTAGAAGAGTCCCTGGGACGTGCCGGGGGCGATGTCGCCCCCCGGCTCGGCCAGACAGAACGACGAACCCTCGATGAGTGTGACCGCACCGGTGTCGACCCGCGCGGATTCTCCGGCGAAAGTCCATCCCTCCGCCATCGTCACCCTCCCACACAGCAGAAAACGGCAAGCCGGATGTGGAGAACCACAGCAGAAAGGCGAGCAGAAGCACGCAGAAGAGAACGCCCGTGACCTCCTCGCGGAGATCACGCGACGATCACCGTCTTTATACGGTGTGACGCAAGTTTTCTTCAAGGGCGTGTGGCAGTGGAGTGGAGCGCGGATCGCTGAGGGGCGGGCGTCCGGACGGGGGAGAGGTGCCCGCCGGACGGGGGACGGCCCGGCACGGCGCCTTGTCGGACCCGTCCCGGAGCGCTGGTCTGGACGTCGACCGTGCCCTCCCGCGGTCCCTCCCGCGTCCGTCCCCGTCGCCCATCCGCCCCCGTACTGCCGAGGAGACCCCGTATGCCCCCGCGTTCCCGCACCGCCGCCGTCGCGGCCGTCGCCGCGCTCCTCACGATCGTCCCGGCGTCCGCCGCGCGCGCCGTGCCCGAGAACCCGGAGCCCGCACGCGGCGAGCTCTTCCTGACCGTCTCCGACGCGAAGGGAACCTGGACCCGTGGTGTGCTGCTGATCTGCCCCGACCAGGGGGACGGGCCCCATCCCCGGGCGGCCGCCGCCTGCACCGACATCGAGCGGGCCGGGGGCGAGCTGCGAGCCCTCTCCGGCCGGCAGAGCAACTGCACCAACGAGCACCGGCCGGTGGTCGCCGAGGCCGAGGGCACCTGGCGGGACAGCCGGCTGCACTGGCGGACGGAGTTCCCCAACGTCTGCGTGCTCGTCCGCCGGACCGGAGCCGTGTTCGACTTCTGAGTCCCGTGCCCTCGGTGTCCCGCCCACCGCGGTGGGCGGAACGCCGAAGGGGTCGGACAGCCGTCGGGGCCTCCGTCCACGTGCCCCGCTCGCGCGGTGTTCAGCGGCTCCGCGCCGTCGCCAGGCCCAGGGTCACCAGCCCCAGGACCACCCAGGCGAACCAGAGCCAGCCGCTGCCACCCAGCGCCACGGTGTAGGCGGTGATCACCACCAGGGCGGCCATCGTGGTGACGGCCATCGTCTTCGCCGTCTCCTGCATCGTTCGCACCCTCCTCCCGGTCGGTCGGACGGGTACCCGGGCACGGGGCCTCGACGCTTCCCGCCGCGACTCGGGTACCGCGTCCGTGCCCGGCACGGCCCGCCGCGCGCCTACCGGCCGCGGGCCTGCAACGACGAGAGGTAGGCGTTGTAGGCCGCCAGCTCCCGATCGCCGTCGCGGTCGGCGGCCCGGTCGCTGCGCCGGGCCTGTCGCTGTTCGGAGAAGTACCACTGGAAGACCAGGGCGATCAGGACGACGACCGACGGAATCTCGCTGAAGGCCCACGCGATGCCGCCCGCCGCGTTCTGGTCGGCCAGCGCGGTGACACCGAGCGAGGCGGGCGGGTCGGCGTACGCCTCCACCATCGGCTCGCCGGCCATCATCAGCGCGATGCCGAAGAAGGCGTGGAAGGGCATGCCGGCGAACAGCTCCAGCATCCGCATCACGTAACCGGGGCGGTGCGGTCCCGGG carries:
- a CDS encoding SSI family serine proteinase inhibitor, whose amino-acid sequence is MPPRSRTAAVAAVAALLTIVPASAARAVPENPEPARGELFLTVSDAKGTWTRGVLLICPDQGDGPHPRAAAACTDIERAGGELRALSGRQSNCTNEHRPVVAEAEGTWRDSRLHWRTEFPNVCVLVRRTGAVFDF
- a CDS encoding glycosyltransferase family 4 protein gives rise to the protein MNDRQLRIAMVAPPWFDLPPRGYGGIEAMCADLVDALVERGHQVTLIAAGRNGTRARLVRTYDVPQGPRLGEPLPEVLHAAAAGRILSDLDVDVVHDHSLAGPLLARGRNVPTVVTVHGPVEGEPGEYYRQLGDSVHLVAISDAQRRPAPELNWCGTVHNALRPEDFPYRPDKEDWVLFLGRCTPDKGMHLAIDAARAAGREIRLAAKCSEPAEREYFEAEIRPRLGDGVEWLGEVGGVRKKELLARARCLLFPLRWEEPFGMVMIEAMACGTPVVTLRRGSVPEVVEDGATGLVRDDPAELPEALEAVGDLDPARCRKSVVERFRPEIMAAGYEAAYLRAIAAHGGTPGDVPPEPDGSLTGAVGAGMRPVA
- a CDS encoding glycogen debranching N-terminal domain-containing protein, producing the protein MAEGWTFAGESARVDTGAVTLIEGSSFCLAEPGGDIAPGTSQGLFYRDTRILSAWRLRLDDEELDPLSTMVPEPYRAVFLGRARPRPGQTEATLLVERRRFVGAGMREDVVLRNLGNEAAACVLTLRAEADFADLFEVKEGRVRHRGRHGVEHGDGTLELSRQWRGQSRGVRIAAEGAAGAPGSLTFRVVVPPRGTWEKSVLVTPLVDGVETPTSFPLERPVEQAGPVKRNTAWLETGPRVSVGDEALGTTLRRSRRDLGALRIFDPEVPDTPVVAAGAPWFMALFGRDSILTALMALPTDPRLALGTARVLARYQGTRVDPMTEEEPGRIPHELRFGVDASLVLGGNVYYGTVDATPLFVVLLGELLRWGVDREAVRALLPHADRALEWIERYGDRDGDGFVEYRRATDRGLANQGWKDSWDGVNDADGRIAEPPIALAEVQGYVHAAYLARALLAEDAGDADGAARWRGKARELARRFDERFWLPEKGWYAMALDGAKRPVDSLASNMGHCLWSGIVAAERAPRVAEHLLSPELFSGWGVRTLATSMAAYNPMSYHNGSVWPHDSGIAAAGLMRYGFTEHARRVAEAVLDAAAAFGGRLPELLCGFDRAEYDQPVPYPASCSPQAWASATPLHLMRVLLGAEACLPHGRLRLAPALPEHFGPLRVVDLPLGDARVRVELRDGRLDVAGLPPGVELTDEPCPCTAFDG